One Papaver somniferum cultivar HN1 chromosome 10, ASM357369v1, whole genome shotgun sequence genomic window carries:
- the LOC113316865 gene encoding F-box protein At3g07870-like, with amino-acid sequence MGKFNHLPTEVVLDILTRLPTESVLECKLVCKPWRNLVSHHPSFSQIHLSHLNQSADSDGKLGFLVLNENKGFYYFEYDADETPTGRIRRINLTPPIAYVGGYKVFGSFNGFVCLCEYRYGTVCICNPLTKEYVELPEIIRDWGSDRYVPPWTRGFGYLPSTNEYKVVEIYRLRTDLNIVEVLMFTVGSGNGWRNVGRFEIQSGEAYVEDGVFLNGALHFVEIDEGRVFVFDLIEEKFCEHVSPPPRPPGSTSYEYFSIGVFGGVLYYAIRYYCRNILHTCYDIWPLKGLA; translated from the coding sequence ATGGGGAAATTTAATCATCTCCCAACAGAAGTCGTACTAGATATTTTAACTAGGTTACCAACAGAATCGGTGTTGGAGTGTAAATTGGTGTGCAAACCATGGCGGAatcttgtatctcatcatccgTCATTCTCTCAAATTCATTTATCTCATCTTAATCAATCCGCTGATTCTGAtggtaagttgggttttcttgTCTTGAATGAGAACAAGGGCTTTTACTACTTTGAGTATGATGCTGATGAAACACCTACTGGTCGTATTAGAAGGATCAATTTAACCCCTCCAATTGCATATGTTGGTGGTTATAAGGTTTTTGGTTCATTTAACGGTTTTGTCTGTCTGTGTGAATATCGATATGGAACTGTTTGTATTTGTAACCCCTTGACCAAAGAATATGTTGAGCTACCAGAAATTATCAGAGATTGGGGCTCAGATCGGTATGTTCCTCCTTGGACCAGAGGGTTTGGTTACCTTCCTTCAACTAATGAGTATAAAGTTGTTGAAATTTATAGGTTAAGAACAGACCTCAATATCGTTGAGGTTTTGATGTTTACTGTTGGCAGTGGGAATGGGTGGAGAAATGTTGGGAGGTTTGAAATTCAGTCTGGTGAAGCATATGTGGAAGATGGTGTCTTTCTGAATGGAGCGCTGCATTTTGTGGAAATAGATGAAGGAagggtttttgtttttgatttgattgaggAAAAGTTTTGTGAACATGTTTCACCACCTCCTAGGCCACCAGGTTCCACATCCTATGAATATTTCTCTATAGGGGTTTTCGGTGGGGTTTTATATTATGCTATCAGATATTACTGTCGTAACATCCTGCACACATGTTACGACATATGGCCACTGAAAGGGTTGGCCTAA